One Panicum virgatum strain AP13 chromosome 9K, P.virgatum_v5, whole genome shotgun sequence genomic region harbors:
- the LOC120649707 gene encoding probable WRKY transcription factor 57, which translates to MAGAAGDGAEGVGGEWPFAGADAFAEYPSSVFAELGWPGGLAAGAGELPVLDLPEAAAAAPPAEATRLEEAVAPARSGDAAASSSSSGDGDGDGAAPGSYDRKPAAETASTKPAAAKKGQKRARQPRFAFMTKSEIDHLEDGYRWRKYGQKAVKNSPFPRSYYRCTNSKCTVKKRVERSSADPSVVITTYEGQHCHHIGSFPRGGGVGAAAAAAHIHRSVAAVALAEQMSSFIPPQQLYGLPPLRPQGSPSSETVVSPASTSLQQLNGSGDELQRTSFSPRASPARSPTTTTPSPAISVVEKAGGLLDDMVPHGVRHG; encoded by the exons atggccggcgccgccggcgacggtgcGGAAGGGGTCGGAGGCGAGTGGCCCTTCGCTGGCGCCGACGCCTTCGCGGAGTACCCGTCGTCCGTCTTCGCGGAGCTTGgctggccgggcggcctggccgCGGGCGCTGGGGAGCTGCCGGTGCTGGATC tgcccgaggcggcggcggcggcgccgcccgcggagGCGACGCGGCTGGAGGAGGCCGTAGCGCCAGCCAGGTCAGGGGACGCCGCCGCTTCGTCGAGCTCAAGCGGGGATGGGGACGGGGATGGCGCCGCGCCGGGAAGCTACGACCGGAAGCCAGCCGCCGAGACAGC GAGTacgaagccggcggcggcgaagaaggGGCAGAAGCGGGCGCGGCAGCCGCGGTTCGCGTTCATGACCAAGAGCGAGATCGATCACCTCGAGGACGGCTACAGATGGAGGAAGTACGGCCAGAAAGCTGTCAAGAACAGTCCTTTCCCAAG GAGCTACTACAGATGCACCAACAGCAAATGCACGGTGAAGAAGCGCGTGGAGCGGTCCTCGGCCGACCCCTCCGTGGTGATCACCACCTACGAGGGCCAGCACTGCCACCACATCGGCTCgttcccgcgcggcggcggagtaggcgccgccgccgccgcggcgcacaTCCATCGCAGCGTGGCCGCCGTCGCGCTTGCGGAGCAGATGTCGTCGTTCATTCCCCCGCAGCAGCTCTACGGGTTGCCGCCGTTGCGCCCACAGGGCTCGCCGTCCTCGGAGACCGTCGTTAGCCCGGCGTCCACATCTTTGCAGCAGCTGAATGGCAGCGGCGACGAGCTGCAGCGGACAAGCTTCAGCCCGAGGGCGTCCCCGGCGcggtcgccgacgacgacgacgccgtcaCCGGCCATCTCAGTAGTTGAGAAGGCCGGCGGGTTATTGGACGATATGGTGCCTCATGGAGTAAGGCATGGATGA